A single Dechloromonas denitrificans DNA region contains:
- a CDS encoding helix-turn-helix domain-containing GNAT family N-acetyltransferase has product MEASSQRLAQIRRASRQLVRELGFMQPTLAGSGLPASAVHALIEIDLAGPLTAVQLATLLNLEKSSVSRMLAKLIAGGEIVEQASPHDRRIKLLALSERGRKSVAAIHAFGNRQVAEALQRIPPHLGASVLSGLHSYAQALASCRSGGEVLPDEGAGVALHRGYLPGAVGRITQMHASYYARLVGFGEYFECKVASELAAFVPRLEHADNGLWLATMGDEIVGSIALDVTGAAEPNAHLRWFILDDTARGQGAGNQLLGEAIRHCDSRGIPGIYLWTISGLDTARHLYEKAGFQLVEEIQGTQWGKAVTEQKFVRSR; this is encoded by the coding sequence ATGGAGGCTTCTTCGCAAAGGCTGGCGCAAATCCGCCGCGCCTCGCGCCAACTGGTGCGCGAACTGGGTTTCATGCAGCCGACGCTGGCCGGTTCCGGGCTGCCGGCCTCGGCTGTCCATGCCTTGATCGAAATCGATCTGGCGGGGCCGCTGACTGCAGTGCAACTGGCGACACTGCTCAATCTGGAAAAATCCTCGGTCAGCCGGATGCTGGCTAAACTGATCGCTGGCGGCGAGATTGTCGAGCAAGCCAGCCCGCATGACCGCCGGATCAAATTGCTTGCCTTGAGCGAGCGCGGCCGGAAAAGCGTCGCCGCCATCCATGCCTTCGGCAATCGGCAGGTCGCCGAGGCCTTGCAGCGGATTCCGCCGCATCTCGGCGCTTCGGTCTTGTCCGGCCTGCACAGTTACGCTCAGGCCCTGGCGTCGTGCCGGAGCGGCGGTGAGGTGCTGCCGGACGAGGGCGCCGGCGTGGCGCTGCATCGCGGCTATCTGCCCGGCGCCGTCGGGCGGATCACCCAGATGCACGCCAGCTACTACGCCCGGCTGGTCGGTTTCGGCGAGTATTTCGAATGCAAGGTGGCGAGCGAGTTGGCCGCCTTCGTGCCGCGTCTGGAGCACGCCGACAACGGCCTCTGGCTGGCGACGATGGGCGACGAGATCGTCGGCTCCATTGCCCTGGATGTTACCGGCGCGGCCGAGCCGAACGCCCATCTGCGCTGGTTCATCCTCGACGACACAGCCCGCGGCCAGGGGGCCGGAAACCAACTGCTCGGCGAAGCGATCCGCCATTGCGACAGCCGGGGCATTCCCGGCATCTATCTATGGACCATCAGCGGCCTGGACACGGCGCGGCACCTGTACGAAAAGGCCGGCTTCCAACTGGTCGAGGAAATCCAGGGGACGCAGTGGGGCAAAGCGGTAACCGAACAGAAATTCGTCCGCAGCCGCTAA
- a CDS encoding aldo/keto reductase yields the protein MQQRTLGAGGPTISAIGLGCMGMSEFYGASDDEQSLATLERALELGINLFDTADTYGFGHNESLLGRFLKQGGAARRPQVVIASKFGIVRQPGVYERRIDNTPAYIQSACEASLRRLGVETIDLYYCHRRNPEVPIEDMVGALADLVAAGKVRQIGLSEVSPETLRRAHAVHPVAAVQSEYSLWSRDAESAMLPACTELGVSFVAYSPLGRAFLTGAVHGEELAEGDFRKHNPRFIGEAERINRQLVDELGSFAAARGLTNAQVALAWLLGKHPHVVPIPGTRRVAYLEQNARAAELTLSAAELAELDRMFAVERVAGARYPEAGLVGIE from the coding sequence ATGCAACAACGTACCCTCGGGGCCGGCGGTCCCACCATTTCAGCCATCGGCCTCGGCTGCATGGGGATGAGCGAGTTCTACGGGGCCAGTGACGATGAACAGTCGCTGGCGACGCTGGAACGGGCGCTCGAACTCGGTATCAATCTCTTCGATACTGCCGATACCTACGGCTTCGGCCATAACGAAAGCCTGCTTGGCCGCTTTCTCAAGCAAGGCGGGGCGGCCCGCCGGCCGCAGGTGGTGATCGCCAGCAAGTTCGGCATCGTTCGCCAGCCGGGTGTTTACGAGCGGCGTATCGACAACACCCCGGCCTACATCCAAAGTGCCTGCGAAGCGTCGTTGCGGCGCCTCGGTGTTGAAACCATCGATCTCTACTATTGCCATCGGCGCAATCCGGAAGTGCCGATCGAGGACATGGTCGGCGCCCTGGCCGACCTGGTGGCGGCCGGCAAAGTACGGCAGATCGGCCTTTCCGAAGTCTCGCCGGAAACCCTGCGGCGCGCCCATGCCGTGCATCCGGTGGCGGCGGTGCAAAGCGAATATTCCCTGTGGTCGCGCGACGCCGAGTCGGCCATGCTGCCGGCCTGCACCGAACTCGGCGTTTCCTTCGTCGCCTATAGTCCGCTCGGTCGCGCCTTCCTGACCGGCGCCGTGCATGGCGAAGAACTGGCCGAGGGTGATTTCCGCAAGCACAACCCGCGTTTCATCGGCGAGGCGGAAAGAATCAACCGTCAGCTAGTCGATGAATTGGGCAGCTTCGCCGCCGCCCGTGGGCTGACCAACGCCCAGGTGGCGCTCGCCTGGCTGCTCGGCAAGCATCCGCACGTTGTACCGATTCCCGGAACGCGACGCGTCGCCTATCTCGAACAGAATGCCCGGGCCGCCGAATTGACGCTGAGCGCCGCCGAGCTTGCCGAACTCGACCGGATGTTCGCCGTCGAGCGCGTCGCCGGCGCCCGCTATCCGGAGGCCGGCCTGGTCGGCATCGAGTAA
- a CDS encoding SDR family oxidoreductase: MTPISADLAGRTYLVTGASSGIGAATALALGQAGANVALAARRSAASEILAGEIEAAGGKALVLRMDVEIESEVQAAVAATVARFGRLDGAFNNAGRLGVAAPLHEIDTVDFEAVMRTNVSGVFWSLKYEIAAMLASGGGAIVNNASLVAQVAFPGLSPYTASKHAVLGLTRTAALEYYKQGIRINAVCPGPVETSMAAQGFGSIENLHVATLEYPAGCVGQPREIARPVLFLLSDAASYISGQGLMIDGGYTVQ, encoded by the coding sequence ATGACACCTATTTCCGCCGATCTTGCCGGCCGCACCTATCTCGTGACTGGCGCTTCGTCCGGTATCGGGGCGGCGACCGCCTTGGCGCTCGGCCAAGCCGGCGCCAACGTGGCACTGGCAGCCCGGCGCAGCGCCGCCAGCGAAATTCTGGCCGGCGAAATCGAGGCAGCAGGCGGCAAGGCACTCGTGCTGCGCATGGATGTCGAAATCGAATCCGAGGTTCAGGCTGCCGTGGCCGCCACCGTTGCCCGCTTCGGCCGGCTCGATGGCGCCTTCAACAACGCTGGCCGGCTCGGCGTTGCGGCACCTCTGCACGAAATCGACACTGTCGATTTCGAGGCGGTGATGCGGACCAATGTTTCCGGCGTCTTCTGGTCGCTGAAATATGAAATCGCCGCGATGTTGGCCTCCGGCGGCGGTGCCATCGTCAACAATGCTTCCCTCGTCGCCCAGGTGGCTTTTCCCGGTCTGTCACCCTATACCGCCAGCAAGCATGCGGTACTCGGGCTGACTCGTACGGCAGCGCTGGAATACTACAAGCAGGGCATACGCATCAACGCGGTATGCCCGGGGCCGGTCGAAACGTCGATGGCGGCGCAGGGTTTCGGTAGTATCGAGAACCTCCATGTGGCGACGCTGGAGTATCCCGCTGGCTGTGTCGGGCAGCCCAGAGAAATCGCCCGTCCGGTGCTCTTCCTGCTGTCGGATGCGGCAAGTTACATCAGCGGCCAGGGTTTGATGATCGACGGCGGCTATACCGTTCAATAA
- a CDS encoding LysR family transcriptional regulator: MDRPSLADLQAFATVARLRSFRRAAGELHVSPSALSHTLRSLETRLGVRLLNRTTRSVSPTEAGQRLLARLAPTLQELDDALDEINSFRDSPVGTLRLNVPRAAAEYVLAPLASRFLRENPGMRLEIVIDDSLIDIVAAGFDAGVRFGERLAQDMIAVPFGPAQRFVVVASPAYLAEHGKPAAPQQLSAHRCIRIRFPNGSIYRWEFSRGDEKIEVEVEGPLDVGEMWLMVRAAEDGVGLAYVYEQSAASALAAGRLVTVLDDWRPPEPGFFLYYPSRRLVPAGLRAFIDLLQKNAET, from the coding sequence ATGGACCGCCCTAGTCTCGCCGACCTCCAGGCTTTCGCCACCGTCGCCCGGCTGCGCAGCTTTCGCCGCGCCGCCGGCGAGCTGCACGTTTCCCCTTCCGCCTTGAGCCACACGCTGCGCAGCCTGGAAACCCGGCTCGGCGTGCGCCTCCTTAACCGCACGACGCGCAGCGTGTCCCCCACCGAAGCCGGCCAGCGCCTGCTCGCCCGCCTTGCCCCGACCCTGCAGGAACTCGACGACGCGCTCGACGAAATCAACAGCTTTCGCGATTCGCCGGTTGGCACGCTGCGTCTCAATGTGCCGCGCGCCGCCGCCGAATACGTGCTGGCCCCCCTCGCCAGCCGCTTTCTGCGCGAAAACCCCGGCATGCGCCTGGAAATCGTCATCGACGACAGCCTGATCGACATCGTCGCCGCCGGTTTCGATGCGGGCGTGCGCTTCGGCGAACGCCTGGCCCAGGACATGATCGCCGTGCCCTTCGGCCCGGCCCAGCGTTTCGTGGTGGTCGCTTCGCCAGCCTACCTGGCCGAGCATGGCAAACCCGCCGCGCCGCAGCAGCTATCGGCCCATCGTTGCATTCGCATCCGCTTTCCCAACGGCAGCATCTATCGTTGGGAGTTTTCCCGTGGCGATGAAAAAATTGAAGTCGAAGTCGAAGGCCCGCTCGATGTCGGCGAAATGTGGCTGATGGTGCGGGCCGCCGAGGATGGGGTCGGTTTGGCCTACGTTTATGAGCAATCGGCGGCATCGGCTCTGGCCGCCGGCCGGCTGGTCACGGTACTTGACGACTGGCGACCACCCGAACCGGGATTTTTTCTCTATTACCCGAGTCGCCGTCTGGTCCCGGCCGGCCTGCGGGCATTTATCGATTTGCTCCAAAAAAACGCGGAAACTTGA
- a CDS encoding GGDEF domain-containing protein translates to MNLNAKVTLFFVSIAAVLLAVLIAISLYAFRSFSIASATEHIRTAGEIVRVHLTESMINGVIDKRESFLKRMLEVQGLKSARVVRSPEVIKQFGQGLSVESAADDVERRVLTEGKPYFGIQTSDGETVFRGTIPYIATANGTPNCLQCHQVSEGAVLGVVNMTMSIEGLKEKALYTVAGIVGAVTFFVLLLILLLRRLLRPISDTANAVELAVQSALRGDFKSHVEKKTNDEIGQIATDMNRLLTFLDDGLNRIGSNVARLTERTPAPGENLLTATIEMVEGLTKAAHFKQAIEEDESKTEIYQRLAGTLHSEFGLDEFSLYEISSNKKQIRTIMVDGKTADTCRWCDPEILIRPEACRVRRTGHIVDGVTNPEICYAFRPPAELGARRHICFPVNQSGSVGSVVQLLTTPDEQDKLLDMIPFINVYLRETAPVLETKRLMESLRDSTLRDPMTGLNNRRFLEEYVETLVASVQRKRTSAAILMLDLDYFKMVNDTYGHDAGDAVLKALSTVLKRAVRASDLVIRYGGEEFLIILIDSGGEAAEQVAENIRLSVEELKVPVSGIVIQKTISIGISDFPTDSDTFWQAVKFADVALYQAKERGRNRVIRFAPAMWSDNKEY, encoded by the coding sequence GTGAATCTGAACGCCAAGGTCACGCTCTTCTTCGTCAGTATCGCCGCCGTCTTGCTGGCGGTGCTCATTGCCATCAGCCTCTACGCCTTTCGCAGCTTTTCGATCGCCTCGGCCACCGAGCACATTCGCACGGCCGGCGAAATCGTCCGCGTGCATCTGACCGAATCGATGATCAACGGCGTCATCGACAAGCGCGAAAGCTTCCTCAAGCGAATGCTCGAGGTGCAGGGCCTGAAGTCGGCCCGCGTCGTCCGCTCGCCCGAGGTGATCAAGCAGTTCGGTCAGGGCTTGAGCGTCGAATCGGCTGCCGACGACGTCGAACGCCGGGTGCTCACCGAAGGCAAGCCGTATTTCGGCATCCAGACCAGCGACGGCGAGACGGTTTTTCGCGGCACCATTCCCTACATCGCGACCGCCAACGGCACGCCGAACTGCCTGCAGTGCCACCAGGTCAGCGAGGGGGCCGTGCTCGGGGTGGTCAATATGACCATGTCGATCGAGGGACTCAAGGAAAAGGCCTTGTACACCGTGGCCGGCATCGTCGGCGCGGTGACCTTCTTCGTCCTGCTGCTGATTCTGCTGCTACGCCGGCTGCTGCGCCCGATCTCGGACACGGCCAATGCCGTCGAACTGGCCGTCCAGAGCGCCCTGCGCGGCGACTTCAAGAGCCATGTCGAGAAAAAGACCAACGACGAAATCGGCCAGATCGCCACCGACATGAATCGTCTGCTGACCTTCCTCGACGATGGCCTGAACCGCATCGGCAGCAATGTCGCCCGCCTCACCGAACGGACGCCGGCGCCCGGCGAAAATTTGCTGACGGCGACCATCGAGATGGTCGAAGGACTGACCAAGGCGGCTCATTTCAAGCAGGCGATCGAGGAAGACGAGTCGAAAACCGAGATTTACCAGCGCCTGGCTGGCACCCTGCACAGCGAGTTCGGGCTCGACGAGTTTTCGCTCTACGAGATCAGCAGCAACAAGAAACAGATCCGGACCATCATGGTCGATGGCAAAACCGCCGATACCTGCCGCTGGTGCGATCCGGAAATCCTGATTCGCCCGGAGGCCTGCCGCGTCCGCCGAACCGGCCATATCGTCGATGGCGTGACCAATCCGGAAATCTGCTATGCCTTCCGGCCACCCGCCGAACTGGGTGCCCGCCGCCATATCTGCTTCCCGGTGAACCAGTCCGGCTCGGTCGGCAGCGTCGTCCAGCTGCTGACGACGCCGGACGAGCAGGACAAGCTGCTCGACATGATCCCGTTCATCAATGTCTATCTGCGCGAAACCGCCCCGGTGCTGGAAACCAAGCGCCTGATGGAAAGCCTGCGCGACTCGACGCTGCGCGACCCGATGACCGGCCTCAACAACCGCCGCTTCCTCGAGGAATATGTCGAGACGCTGGTCGCCAGCGTGCAGCGCAAGCGAACCAGCGCCGCCATCCTGATGCTCGACCTCGACTACTTCAAGATGGTCAACGATACCTACGGCCACGATGCCGGCGATGCCGTACTGAAAGCGCTGTCGACGGTGCTCAAGCGCGCGGTTCGCGCCTCCGATCTGGTCATTCGCTACGGTGGCGAGGAATTCCTGATCATCCTGATCGACAGCGGTGGCGAAGCGGCCGAGCAGGTTGCCGAGAACATCCGGTTATCGGTGGAGGAACTGAAGGTTCCGGTGTCCGGCATCGTGATTCAGAAGACCATCTCGATCGGTATTTCCGATTTCCCGACCGACAGCGACACCTTCTGGCAGGCTGTAAAGTTTGCCGACGTGGCGCTGTATCAGGCCAAGGAACGGGGCCGCAACCGGGTGATCCGCTTCGCGCCGGCGATGTGGAGCGACAACAAGGAGTACTGA
- a CDS encoding CidA/LrgA family protein: protein MISALTVLLIFQLIGEVLARSLDLPVPGPVIGMLLLFLALLLRGGPGDGLRTTGQNLLQHLSLLFVPAGTGIMVHLHRVADEWPALLLSLLISTLATLVVTALAMKLCQRAAHPGDSQ, encoded by the coding sequence GTGATTTCTGCCCTTACTGTCCTGCTGATTTTCCAACTGATCGGCGAAGTGCTCGCCCGTTCGCTGGACCTGCCGGTACCCGGCCCGGTGATCGGCATGCTGCTGCTCTTTCTTGCCCTGCTGCTGCGCGGCGGCCCCGGCGACGGACTACGGACGACCGGCCAGAACCTGCTGCAGCATCTTTCGCTGCTCTTCGTGCCGGCCGGCACCGGCATCATGGTGCATCTGCACCGCGTCGCCGATGAATGGCCGGCCTTGCTGCTGTCCTTGCTGATCAGCACGCTGGCAACGCTGGTCGTTACGGCACTTGCGATGAAGCTGTGCCAGCGCGCAGCGCACCCGGGAGACAGCCAGTGA
- a CDS encoding LrgB family protein, which produces MTPRINEIWVYLSASPLLGLTITLLAYQGAFWIYQRSGSNPLANPVLIAVTALVGFLTLTATSYETYFAGAQFVHFLLGPATVALAIPLYTQFRRVRAMLLPVVVGLLAGSLTAVLSAVLVGRLFGASLSTQLSLAPKSVTTPIAMGIAERIGGIPSLTAVLVIVTGIIGAVGARYVFDAMKLRDPAIRGFAIGIASHGIGTARAFQVNEQSGAFAALAMGLNGALTALLVPLLAGWLTAA; this is translated from the coding sequence GTGACGCCGCGCATCAACGAAATCTGGGTCTATCTCTCGGCCTCGCCGCTGCTCGGCCTGACCATCACGCTGCTCGCCTATCAGGGCGCTTTCTGGATCTACCAGCGGTCCGGCAGCAATCCGCTGGCCAACCCGGTGCTGATCGCGGTCACCGCGCTGGTCGGCTTTCTGACGCTGACCGCCACCAGTTACGAAACCTACTTCGCCGGCGCCCAGTTCGTGCACTTCCTGCTCGGCCCGGCCACCGTCGCGCTGGCCATCCCGCTCTACACGCAGTTTCGCCGCGTCCGGGCGATGCTGCTGCCGGTCGTCGTCGGCCTGCTGGCCGGCAGCCTGACCGCCGTGCTCTCGGCCGTCCTGGTCGGCCGCCTGTTCGGCGCCAGCCTGTCTACCCAACTGTCGCTGGCCCCCAAATCGGTGACCACACCGATCGCCATGGGCATTGCCGAGCGCATCGGCGGCATTCCGTCGCTGACGGCGGTGCTGGTCATCGTCACCGGCATCATCGGCGCGGTCGGCGCCCGTTACGTCTTCGATGCGATGAAGTTGCGCGACCCGGCGATCCGCGGCTTCGCCATCGGCATCGCCTCGCACGGCATCGGCACGGCACGGGCCTTCCAGGTCAACGAGCAAAGCGGCGCCTTCGCCGCCCTGGCGATGGGCCTGAACGGCGCCCTCACTGCCCTGCTCGTGCCGCTGCTCGCCGGCTGGCTGACGGCGGCTTGA
- a CDS encoding PAS domain S-box protein, with protein MFIRPPPATPKQTWLWLAPYVAIGVFAVAMLIITALLQWRELDTARSALEGDMHWAERTIESRLHAHIDFLGELGREQEFKQLTYESFQVRAARYVRDAPEIAAIIWVDTDGKVEWVAPNESNATFVGEQLTGQRLSALREALRIRRELVSPDYPDAYQRPAHDIIFPVQRGSADIGAFIAVQSLETLLRSTLPAVFTARYSLTIVDTENREVFSNSSIKPTDRKVSGAISLDLPNNRLGLNIIAYRGGGAWLPLLPAALIIILTVIATITLIQLRRHAQHRARTEEQLRAAYAFRQAMSESMVTGLRAIDLKGRITFVNSSFCRMTGFDESELVGIAPPYPYWPPEEFDQLQHNIDQALAGEAPARGFEMRIMRKNGERFDVRLYFSPLIDTKGAQIGWMASMNDITEPKRIRVELERAHERFVTVIDGLDAAVHVADVQTGEILFANRAFQNIFGFDSVGRDSAMVTAPCRAPPEALHCDPTVLRAEELPCELFDGEIQHTLSGHWYHLHERAIRWVDGRTVRVQITADITDRKHIDEVNLQQQKRLEQTSRLITMGEMASSLAHELNQPLSAIANYCAGCVKRMQAGNYKFDDLLAAMQKAAEQAERAGKIIRRMRDMVKKSDPVRLPISLEELVDETRAFADIEAQRTGTQIVVDIPENLPRIVVDHIMIEQVLLNLLKNGIEAMNDVPFERRRLTIQAKPVDERMLEISVADQGHGLNEDDIEKIFAPFYTTKPEGMGIGLAICRSIIEFHQGRLWVEPRREGGTVFRFTVPIEEEDE; from the coding sequence ATGTTCATTCGCCCGCCCCCCGCCACCCCGAAACAGACCTGGCTCTGGCTCGCGCCTTATGTCGCCATCGGCGTTTTTGCCGTGGCCATGCTGATCATTACCGCGCTCCTCCAGTGGCGCGAGCTGGATACCGCCCGCTCTGCGCTGGAGGGCGACATGCACTGGGCCGAGCGGACCATCGAGAGCCGGCTGCACGCCCACATCGACTTTCTCGGCGAGTTGGGCCGCGAACAGGAATTCAAGCAACTGACCTACGAATCCTTCCAGGTGCGGGCGGCGCGCTATGTCCGCGACGCCCCGGAAATCGCCGCGATCATCTGGGTCGATACCGACGGCAAGGTGGAATGGGTGGCACCCAACGAATCGAATGCCACCTTCGTCGGCGAACAACTGACCGGCCAGCGCCTGAGCGCCCTGCGCGAAGCCTTGCGCATCCGCCGTGAGCTGGTCTCTCCCGATTACCCGGATGCCTACCAGCGGCCGGCCCATGACATCATTTTCCCGGTCCAGCGCGGCAGTGCCGATATCGGCGCCTTCATCGCCGTCCAGTCGCTGGAAACGCTGCTGCGTTCGACGCTGCCGGCGGTGTTTACCGCGCGCTACAGCCTGACGATCGTCGACACCGAGAATCGCGAAGTTTTCAGCAACTCCTCGATCAAACCAACCGACCGGAAAGTTTCCGGGGCGATCAGTCTCGATCTGCCCAACAATCGCCTCGGCCTCAACATCATCGCCTATCGCGGCGGCGGCGCCTGGTTGCCGCTCCTGCCCGCGGCGCTGATCATCATCCTCACCGTGATCGCGACGATCACGCTGATCCAGTTGCGCCGCCACGCCCAGCACCGGGCGCGAACCGAAGAACAGCTGCGCGCCGCCTATGCCTTCCGCCAGGCCATGTCGGAGTCGATGGTCACCGGCCTGCGCGCCATCGACCTCAAGGGCCGGATCACTTTCGTCAACTCGTCGTTCTGCCGGATGACCGGCTTCGACGAAAGCGAGCTGGTCGGCATCGCCCCGCCCTACCCCTACTGGCCGCCGGAGGAGTTCGACCAACTACAGCACAACATCGACCAGGCGCTGGCCGGGGAGGCGCCGGCCCGTGGCTTCGAGATGCGCATCATGCGCAAGAACGGCGAGCGCTTCGACGTCCGGCTCTATTTCTCGCCGCTGATCGATACCAAAGGCGCCCAGATCGGCTGGATGGCCTCGATGAACGACATCACCGAACCGAAACGGATCCGTGTCGAACTCGAACGGGCCCACGAGCGCTTCGTAACCGTGATCGACGGCCTCGATGCGGCGGTACACGTCGCCGACGTGCAAACCGGCGAAATTCTCTTTGCCAATCGCGCCTTCCAGAACATTTTCGGCTTCGACAGCGTCGGTCGCGACTCGGCCATGGTGACCGCCCCCTGTCGGGCGCCGCCCGAAGCGCTGCACTGCGACCCGACCGTCCTGCGCGCCGAAGAATTGCCCTGCGAGCTGTTCGATGGCGAAATCCAGCACACCCTCTCCGGCCACTGGTATCACCTGCACGAACGGGCCATCCGCTGGGTCGATGGACGCACGGTACGCGTCCAGATCACCGCCGACATCACCGATCGCAAGCACATCGACGAGGTCAACCTGCAACAGCAGAAACGCCTGGAGCAGACCTCCCGGCTGATCACCATGGGCGAAATGGCCAGTTCGCTGGCCCACGAACTGAACCAGCCGCTGTCGGCGATCGCCAACTACTGCGCCGGCTGCGTCAAGCGCATGCAGGCCGGCAACTACAAGTTCGACGACCTGCTAGCCGCGATGCAGAAGGCGGCCGAACAGGCCGAGCGGGCCGGCAAGATCATCCGCCGGATGCGCGACATGGTGAAGAAGAGCGACCCGGTCCGGCTGCCGATCTCGCTCGAGGAACTAGTTGACGAGACGCGCGCCTTTGCCGATATCGAGGCACAACGCACCGGTACGCAGATCGTCGTCGACATTCCCGAAAATCTGCCGCGTATCGTCGTCGATCACATCATGATCGAGCAGGTCCTGCTCAATCTGCTGAAAAATGGCATTGAAGCGATGAACGATGTACCCTTCGAGCGCCGCCGCCTGACCATCCAGGCCAAACCGGTCGATGAGCGGATGCTCGAAATATCGGTGGCCGACCAGGGGCACGGTCTCAACGAAGACGATATCGAGAAGATTTTTGCCCCGTTCTACACCACCAAGCCGGAAGGCATGGGCATCGGTCTGGCCATCTGCCGCTCGATCATCGAATTCCATCAGGGCCGGTTGTGGGTCGAACCGCGCCGCGAGGGCGGCACCGTATTCCGTTTCACCGTTCCGATAGAGGAAGAAGATGAGTGA
- a CDS encoding response regulator transcription factor: MSELSQTIFVVDDDEAMRDSMTWLLEGEGYRVACFASGENFLHERHDDMRGCLVLDVRMPEMSGLELQEKLDALGSRLPIIFVTGHGDVPMAVSALQRGACDFIEKPFHNEELLSRIERALALDQQLAARRERDGAIAHRLEQLTQRESEVMRLVVAGKLNKQIADELEISMKTVEAHRARVMEKMGVRTLAELVKAVMSVN; encoded by the coding sequence ATGAGTGAGCTGAGTCAGACCATTTTTGTTGTCGACGACGACGAGGCCATGCGTGACTCGATGACCTGGCTGCTCGAAGGCGAAGGCTACCGGGTCGCCTGTTTCGCTTCCGGCGAGAATTTCCTGCACGAGCGGCATGACGATATGCGCGGCTGCCTGGTACTCGACGTCCGGATGCCGGAAATGAGCGGCCTCGAACTGCAGGAAAAACTCGATGCCCTCGGTTCGCGCTTGCCGATCATCTTCGTCACCGGCCACGGCGACGTGCCGATGGCGGTTTCGGCGCTCCAGCGCGGCGCCTGCGATTTCATCGAGAAACCCTTCCACAACGAGGAACTGCTGTCGCGCATCGAGCGCGCCCTTGCCCTCGACCAGCAGCTCGCCGCCCGCCGCGAGCGCGACGGGGCCATCGCCCACCGGCTCGAACAACTGACCCAGCGGGAAAGCGAAGTGATGCGCCTGGTCGTCGCCGGCAAGCTGAACAAGCAAATCGCCGACGAACTGGAAATCAGCATGAAAACCGTCGAAGCCCACCGCGCCCGGGTCATGGAGAAAATGGGCGTGCGCACGCTGGCCGAACTGGTCAAGGCGGTGATGAGCGTCAATTGA